Below is a genomic region from Anoplolepis gracilipes chromosome 1, ASM4749672v1, whole genome shotgun sequence.
TCTAAACAGATACGATTTGAGCTGAATGAGAATCCAGCGACTCGCGATAAGGACCTCGAGATGATTAAGGAATGGCTCGCTAAACAACCTCATTTACCTCAATTTGATggtatatttttcgattaagttacatattaattacataaaacacATTATTCTAAGTTTGACGaggtaaagtttttttttaaatctataattcgTGACTAAAATCGAAATAGATttctatttatgattttatgtgTGTGTCGTAACATAGAAAACGTTCAATTTGGAATATTAtggcatttattaaataccaCAGATACAAAGTTGTCGACGCAAgaagtaataaaatgtatgtaacaaAATATCGAAATTGCACGATACGCATTCCAGcgataatttaaagtttcgaTCATTCTCAAAGAGATGCTATGAGAAATTTATTAGACAAACGTTAAATTTAATCACAAAATTACAAAGGTACTTGAAATAATTCAATCTGATTTCTTTTCAGATGACCAAAGAATAATGACGTTTCTACGCGGATCCAAATTCTCCTTAGAGAGATGCAAACAAAAACTGGACATGTATTTCACGATGCGCGCAGTGATTCCCGAATTTTTCTCTAATCGTGATGTAACGAAACAGTCGTTACAAGACGTAGCGAAATATGTGTAAGGAAATATCGCGATTGCGTTGGTGATAGTTTAAGGTTTCAATCATTCTCAGAGAGAcgcgtgaaataaaaaatatatttactagataaatattaattttttttttcatttatttcttccAGACAAATGCCTGCATTGCCTGGTTTAACAAAAAACGGACGTCGTGTGATTTTAATGCGAGGTAGCTCTAAAGACTTGCCAATAACCGTTTCCAATATCACAGAAGCTATGAAGGTACAAATTTACTTCTCAATCAATTATGGattaaagaagaaatacaCACTTTTCTTAAGTCAAATCAAtcaatctaattattttataatatacttaaaaatattagaaatcaatttttttaaatatgttctGTAAACGCTTTGATacctgtgaaaaaaaatacattttatcatctataacataaaacagaaatttaaatttgtttattattttattgtaaaaaaaaaagaatttgttattattaaagagtatatattttatagaatttttttactatcattattattattattattattattattattacaaggtATCCCATTTGAAATgccatatttttatttaatttgggACATTTTTAATGAGACACcttatattgtttttgttaatatctataatattgataGTTAACTTACTCAAACTGTAACGATTCTGATCCCAGTTTTTTGAAAACTGTATTTTACATCGTACGTTGAtatcttacattttattttcaagttaatttaacaaaatctgTTGTTGTTAGATGGTATTCATGATCGGCGATGTACGCCTCAAGGAGGAGATCCACGGCGTTGCTGGGGATGTTTATATCTTCGACGCTTCTGTCGCGACACCCGCGTACTTTGCCAAGTTTACCCCGACGTTAGTGAAGAAGTTTCTGGTCTGTGCACAAGAGGCGTATCCAGCAAAGGTGAAAGAGGTGCACATAATCAATATCAGTCCACTCGTCGACACGATTCTCAATTTTGTCAAGCCGTTTCTGAAAGAGAAAATACGCAATCGCATCTTCACGCATAGCGACGTCGAATCACTCTACAAACATATACCTAAGGAGATACTGCCGACCGAATACGGCGGAGATGCCGGATCCATCATCGATATACACAGtacaacattttattaatatttaattttatattatataattttgaattaataaaattaaatataataatatttaatatattaataattaatatttaatattttcatttttattaattcaaaattatagtGTTTCGATATGTCATTTAATTTCTTCGAATTTCCTCAATTTAGTTTAGATTTTTCCTATCTTTgctatcattaaatatttttataaagagacttctgatttatataagatatcagaataataattaagataaatacgttaaatatctttaatgttaaaataagtCCTCTAACAAACGTTGCTTGTTATCTTTTAGAGATTTGGATGAAGAAATTGGAAGAATATGGACCATGGTTTGCGGAGCAGGAAAACGTGAAAGCTAACGAGGCTTTGCGACCAGATAAACCAAAGACGCATGATGATCTATTCGGTATCGATGGATCTTTCAGGCAGTTGACCATCGATTAAATCGATTAACGTTACAGAGTGTATCCCAACGTAATCATCGCCAACGGCAATCGTTAATTAGAACGTACGTTCACGTTAGGAGAAGAAACTTCGACATCGACCGATCGTACGTTTTGCCCGGgtgatgaatattttaatgaaatttcctCTCAAACCATTATAATCGAATTATGAACttttatacagaatttatatacgttattgcgatttttttcaaagtaatttACATTGACAatcaataaaacaatttcattGGAAAGCTCGCTTGCGAATTAAAcagagataataaatattttgacaaaaaaaaataacgcgtATAAGATAATACGCAAcgataatagaatatattttgcattttttaaattaatagtttatttatttttataattagaggtgcgctatttataatattgattttaatttaacaaagcgttattaatataatataacgtcaaaacaaaatatattttttagagaaatttttcttgatgatatataattgtaatctcTTGGAAAATACCGATCATTTCGGATAATGTATatgcttaaaattataataatttaaaattttagcgtctctttgagaaatttatgtgattgaaatgtaatatttttatatgtgtgagattatatcaatgataaaatcctaaaaatattttttatttcttaaatcacaatgagaaattaatatattttaaaaaattattttattaagtttcttCTTTCAgaaaacactattttataacacatatatagagaaaaaaaagagagagaaagaaagagagagagagagagagaggggggagagagagagagagagggagagagagagagagaatctcataaaatattaatatgtataatacgtaatatttaaaaaatcatgtttACTTTTACATTAGAAAGTTTATTATTCTCATTGAGACACGTCATTAAAgtgaaatatgtatgtaatagagatcaaataatgaaattgattTTCTATTTGAACGAATGTAATAATAGGAAAAAGATAATAGCTCTTTAcacattttgtttaaataataatcgctattaattatactttaagagacaaaaatatagagaGCTGATGTTACTTATCATtaacgtaatatatttatttttcaattagagATATCTTTTATTGACATCTCAGTTCGAAAATTACGTGAATAAAATCTCGAAATAAAATGcacaattacaataaaattaaattataatcgagtgaataattatattatattatataattaacttaaaattgaatgaattttcattgttaaaattgttagattaataatagattttctttacaaatatattgaatattatataaatttttatgttctacGTAAATGATTCATAAATaacaagtattttattatagcttGTACATATAAGAAATCTATATGATTTCTCGTGATTACATGTTATAACAAGttaataactaaaattgtatgtcagaaaataatatatatatacaatttcggAGAACTTGTGACAAGACGCGAAGATTGTCTGACTTCTCGGGAAAAAATGAGTTTTTTAACAGCAACTGTGATGCTAATTGCCAATCATTAATTTGTCTCAAAGTGGAACGacaaaaaagatacaataaaaatgtcgTATCCAGTAAAGCTACATGGGACAGTCTAACCGTTGCGCTGAAATTATTCGAATTTTCGTTTGCGTTCACTCGATTTCCTGGGGTAATTATTTCCACCATTGGATTTCAGTGATTTAATAGCAATGAGAAATAGTCAACCTGAAAAACTTGTCCAACTGAGGAGAAgcttttatacaaatttctgctttttttttaaaaagattaaagaaagTATCCAATAAAATCGATACATCCCATGTATAATCTATGgtgattatatattgattattgatgcgttttattaaaattatttcatttatttttgtactcaTTATTTGAATGTTATAATCAActatttaacatataacaattagtgaatctattattaaaaagtatatttgtcACATTGTTCTTCCACGATACTGATTAATTCTTTCAATCTCGAATAATTGCACGACACGTCGCCGTCGTTCAGTACTGTTACTTGTTATGTTTGCGACAAAAGGTAAAACTGTCTCACCACGATCGCACTTTGACAGCTGTCTAACAATGTtagtaaaaagattaataaagaaggaattaatttagaaaaattaaagaattcaGAAATATAGAGAAGTGAGGAAAAATTGCAGTAATCACTTTGAGAGAGTgttaaacaaaagaaaatgataatagaaaaaaagaaaaaagacgacttgacataaaaaatagaagCAATAGAAGCTTAgagaaatttcaaaaagaaaaaggaaatggAATGTGATTAAGAATTATTGTTAAGATATGTAcctataaaaaatacagatagataaatagaaagtaataaatatgtaatgagaaagaaaggatattgaaaaataaaaaagttagcaAAAAGATAGTAAAGgagagaaaattttgttaagaaaaaaagggaaaaaaaacagaaaataaataataagaaagcaaaaaaaaagaagagaaaagaaaaaaggaagaacAAGAGATGgaagaaattattaagaagaaaattttattaaaacaaaagtaaaaaggaaagaaaggtAAAGAAAATTGTGAAAAGATTGTAAAAGATAGTGTTTTGAAACGTAGCAAAATGCAAGGAATCGAAAATTTGAGAGAAGTACAAAAGAAAGgaaatgaagaagaaaaagaagagaaaacgaAGACAAAGaagataatatacaaaaaagtaattaaattgtaattataattaacttataattattctattatataaaaataagttgcatatatatatgtagtttataatataaaatctatgtatctatatatattttttttgaattaaatatatggcACGCGTTTTATAATGTTCTAGTTAGTGTAAATTATTTGGTTGTCTATTTGCTTTCcaaaaacattttctctttgcagcttaaaaatatacattattctcaataatttaattatataaaattatataaaaatcttcacTAAAAGAACACGTGTTGTTCTGATCTTGTAAGTATGACTTCATGTGGTTTATTGATAATGATTTGATAAgtacaagtaaaaataaatttctttgaaatagtATCTCGTGATATAATATTCGTCGCGTGACATTCTGTATAcaagacaaatatttttagtacaaACGCATTCTGACTTTTTCATCTTTTCAGTCGCTcacaattgttattaaatataatcattcAGGTAGTGAGTTAACCCATCAATCGTTTAGTAAATTAATCATTCGGTCAGTCTatcgataatttattcaataatataatgtgtaatttattcaataatataataatttaaacattgttAGACAGTTGATTTCTTGATTACTGTGACgaatatagagaaatattaatttatgaaaataactgTGTATGGAAAGAAAACACACGATAaagtgtatattattaaattatgtttggtaatcaattataaatttttaaactactCAATAAAGCTGTCTActtttactaatattatttgacagattttattcgtaaaaaaaaaaaaataaaaattgttattattaaaaacgcaTTACGGctgatagaataaaattttcgacaaacaataaatattacaaagtttattgtaaaataaactgattaaatattaagataaaagtatattgtacaaacttataaaaaattaattgacaatttttcCGTTATTATTTTCAGTCTCTTTTCCTGAAATGACATTTTGTGTCtgataaaacttttatcttgtcagtcaaattttaaaagactCGATTTTTTATCCtataattttcagaatatcgattattcgatttttttcttgctatattatatatacatataatgtacgtGATCAAAGTTATTGAATGGATCTGTCAAAAAGAGTACTACTTTTCTAACTGCATGAAATTTGTTGAATAATTACAGCGCGagttaatgtattataaaaaaaaggaaagttaacgaataattatttatattttgtgttgCTTTAACAACGCAtgatttctcaataattactCAAGTGCCTGCATAAATCCAATTAATTTCTTGCTTTCTCCCTTGCCAATTGTATcgcacaaatttaattaaaataatactctCACGTAAAGAAAACCAATTGTGTAATACATTCaaatgttttagaaaattcttcaattgaattttatataagatcaattattttttgttgaagAAATTTTGAGTCATAAcgtgttgaaaatttttaatatataaatgagtaGCGAAAGGATATTCTCGATCATAATATTGtatcaataaaatgtaatatcgcAATGCGATATTTCTAGTCATAAAATTAACACGTCTAcggtttaaaaattattaattaagtcaATACGTCTATTCATGCTGTATTAACTTTGTATTAActctgaattttttatctcCATATTATGACGCAAATAACTCAACAATAACGcgtatagtaatattataatatatgcagcTTTCGAGAGCGATAATTACGTTGACGTTAATATTCGCGATGACATGCATTTAATActctaaattttcaaagagaaTCTTAATACGTTTAATACaaattgctattattataataattaccatcaagtaaatgaaatttacggtaaattctttgttaatatattctcGCTATTCAAGTGATTGGATCGATATTAGtacttgaataataataataataaacgtagatatacacatatacatatatgtacaatataagtTTATTGATTTTACTCTTTCTACATTCGAATACTATATATGTCGAACTTATGATAATTCAGATGAGTTCTAAGAATTTTTGCACATATACAAATGCATAAATTCACGAAACAAAATactatagtaaaaaaaattgcaataatcgCGCACATTAATAAGCGTTTATTCACGCTAGACAcaaaaagttatatgtatgtacaatacatATGTGTTCTTTAcgcaacatatataatattgattataaaatttaacgtaagaaaatttattttaaatctgaagttaaaataaattattataaattttttaccttATATTTGCTCCGCTCTCGCTTAATTCTCTTAACTTTCGTCATTTTTTGACATCTCGTTTATCCTGCATCTTCATGACGCTGACACAAGATTCACTCGCAAAAACACAATTAATTAAGATCGCGTGGAATTTTGCATAAACACTACggacatttaattttacacattacgtgcattttattttatattatcagaatattcatttaattgtattatcagAACGCAAAAATCATCTGTTATATTGACGAAGTACTGTTAAAGACGACCAGCCATGGAAAcacaaatttttgtaattatcaaAGTCACATTATCGATCGTTTTGATACATTGGAGATAATTAcacgaataatttaatattttaattttaactcatcctgctattgttttattatcagaAATGCATAGATCTTTTATATAACTGTCTCGAGaataacaaaacattttattgtatcaTGTTGTATATTACTGCTTTTTTATCGACAGTGCACATACTTACTTAAAATAGTGcagcaattattttcaaataatttactgtatattactgtaataatattataatttatttaagtatcgcatagtgatttttttaaattttattctaacttTCATAAGGCTGACCGTTTTTAACAACATCTCGTCGATAGTTATACAAAGCTCTATCACGATCCACTCCACAAATTGCGAGCTAATACTAATTAAAACTACACGATAATTGCAAAACCTAATTAAGCACATGAATTAATAATCGCTAATTGCTATAATCATAGAATGacgcattttatatttcttaattcttGTCGCAATTATATTTCGAGAGATATACGACACGCACGGCCTTCCTCCTGCTCCAGTGTCGTCGCGCAAATGACAAATACTACTACATATACCTGTCAACATAAGCGCGCTATATATAAGTTGGCTTTTATTCATTGATACCATGGAATTTCTCAATTTGCGCGACGACACTGGAGCAGGAAGAAAGGCCGTGCATGtcgttgtattatattatctcttgaaatatttaacttgtttATAACCCATACtcgtatacataaattatataattgtattcttaattgttttaattttgcgctggcaataaaactttattattcttaattattttcttcagtCGTTTGCCCTTCAGATTGATATACACATTTCTCATCGTATACAATTTTCATCTCTGATTCAATTATCACACTCATTAATGTTATCAAAAGTGGGTaaaaacttttgttaaaaataagtaGGTTAAAATATGGcaatttctatcatttttgtagaaataatagatataaaaattcacattaaaaaattgaaaacgtttttttacttgtttttggcgtatgtatgtacattctGATATTTTTCAAGCAAATCATTTCGTAATAGATtctaataaatagattttacagtctttgtacaaaaaagaaaatacagtATCCatgttttaacaatatttcatTCTTCTGTGATTATGCACTTATTTTCTTAGCAGAAGtgtttgcaaataattttcataaaattttctctttttaaatctgTCGTTCAATGCTTAATCttgaatctttttatttttaacgtcTGCTTCGCTCAATAGTCAAAACGGTTTTAAACATTCATAGAATTTGTCTTTTCGAAATAGATTTTCCAAACTTACAATAATCTTGAATAATATAGGTATCATTGCACAACTAAAAAACtattatgtgaaaaaatattcaggacaacaatacaattatatatttttaagctaatttttatctgtaatgCGTTTATGAATGCGCTTagcttctttatttttatatatttcgacaAAATTTCCTAAGAAacttatttttgagattttaaacatttaaaaatgcaaataaattaatattctagaCCAGAATAATCCCATAATACTTATCAACTGCATTTCATTAACTTGacatttgtgtaaaataaaatacgcgaTTAACGTTGAAAGTATTATGTAAAGTACCACGTAATAGTCACATTCTAATGACAGTGCGCGCGCCATCGTACTCAATAGTGTTTTCGTGAAAACTCTGTATAATGAAGATGCaacaaagaataaataagAGAAGAGGAGGCGTCGAGTGATGGCAGCCATAAGAGAAAGATGATGAAAGAGATgagcaatttataaattatattaaataaaaaaatacaatcttatatataaaacaaatttttcggaAATCGGGtagtttcttttattaaatatttatttaaagaaacgtgtgtgtgtgtgtgtgtgtgtgtgtgtatgtatttatatgtatatattaattatgcgtgttatttttttaaatactaatttaaatatataaaaatatttaataaaattgtgataaaatagGATTGAACACATGATTCGCATTTaactataaaagaataatatgcGAGGCAAAAacatatcaagaaaaataaaaaaataaaaagtataataaaatagccaAACAAAGtggaatagaataaaaaaagaacagatatAAACTGCTTTGTCCTAAGTACAAAtagtataagtataaataccgatatatacatatatataccgtCTTTATATTTCGGTAGAaaagatcaaaattttttctgcaaaatatgatataatgaaAAGCACAGGAAGGCTTTCTATTGCCATCTACGaattcgagatttttcagtttttttgaGGGTCAATAATTTAAGTGTGTTCGAGTTTGTCTAATAGAAATAGAGCTCGGTGTAATTGCAGTGAGTTTAAAtttggatatattttaaatactaaatatgatgcgtattacgtcaattttttcgttttattactaaaaatagaAGCTATCGAAAAAATGTgcttatttatcaaattaacatacattaatatacagATCAATTAATATACAGATTTACCGAAAgacataaaatagattttagcTCCTcaggttaatttttttttattttaatccattATTGCGCTATGGACTTTACTcctgaataatatttacgaaataaattatatcggaatatttatattaaaaatcgtcatttatattttactttagacAGATACAAGCAAACGAGAGATTTAGAATAGTGCAACAATTTCAAGTTAAATGTAAATTCGTGCCTCTTATCAAGATAAACAATACCACACGTAAAGTTTCTGAATTCACGTGACCATTGTATTGCATCGCGTCATGTTCACGCTTCCGGAACGGATAGTATCGCAAAGGCAAAATAAAGCTCGACATCTTCCTTACATACGTTGCGGTAAGTTTCTTGTCAATAATCTCTGTCGTGATTCGTAATTATATCTGTTGCGTATTACATTATGTCACGCTCGAATGTATAAACATGCGTTATACATGCGGGAAAATTGcgtagaaaagagagagagagagagagagagagagagagagaaggaaagagtgTTCAAATAAAACGTGTAATCAATTAcaggaaaaaaatgaacattaCTTCcgttgtttaaaattaacaaattattaatctatagattttaaataatggaaATTGTACAATAGattgaaaatttgatttaaaagtacggctatatatattgatatgagCTTTATCGAATTCTTACTATaatcgttatttttaaaacggtTAATTTCCCTGACATTCCATTAGGACGAAAATCTTAACGAAACATCAactttcgatttttatttctcagtgtctttattactatttatttgtaatatgatTGCCATTAAATATTCACTTCTCGAACTTTGCAATTGGCGTAGCGAGACGTATGTGTTCTTACTTCGAGCATATGTTTCAAAATGTTTCGCGAAAGAAATTTTCACGCTAgtagaaatatacaaattcaCAATAAGATCTACATTTGCCGACTATTGACAACTATTGGCGTTTGTCATATAGAAGTTATGCGGTCGACGTGGATTTCTCGGAAAGATGGAGAATATTCAGCGACAAGGAAAGAGAGATGAAACACATCTGTAAACTtactttttcctttcttctcatatattgtatgtcaatttttcatatctttgAATTAGATATTTTGTAGGTTTTTTATCAAAGGTATTTTTAAGCAAAATGATAAACATtctagagagaaagagaaagagagagaatttgtttaaattataacaattgtacgctcaatgtaaatttataatttgagacgatattttttatttcaaggactgtatttaaaaaaaaaaaaagcagataATATTCATCGGTGTTtggacaaaataataaattaaacaattctcAAATTCCTTGCGtcaaataaagtataatttcagttaaagtataaattctcgaaagattaaaatatgcgATTCACaaagatacatacatattatatatatttgttttacaaaaagttaaCTGTCGTTATTGCGAAAAATACACCTTTGTATGAATTTCATCAAAGATTAAACGTtttgaaacagaaaaatttcaaacagaTATAAAACGCATTTTGTGCTTACATCACGCGAATACAGTTATAACTGTGCGAGAATTTAATCCTTAAGG
It encodes:
- the LOC140663494 gene encoding alpha-tocopherol transfer protein-like; protein product: MLLVQPTEEMSKQIRFELNENPATRDKDLEMIKEWLAKQPHLPQFDDDQRIMTFLRGSKFSLERCKQKLDMYFTMRAVIPEFFSNRDVTKQSLQDVAKYVQMPALPGLTKNGRRVILMRGSSKDLPITVSNITEAMKMVFMIGDVRLKEEIHGVAGDVYIFDASVATPAYFAKFTPTLVKKFLVCAQEAYPAKVKEVHIINISPLVDTILNFVKPFLKEKIRNRIFTHSDVESLYKHIPKEILPTEYGGDAGSIIDIHKIWMKKLEEYGPWFAEQENVKANEALRPDKPKTHDDLFGIDGSFRQLTID